The Thermodesulfobacteriota bacterium DNA window CGGCAGCGAAAGAGTGCAACCGGGTTTTCTTCCCTGGTTGTAATCTGGCAGGTTACTCTCCTGCTCTGGTCATTGAAACGTATGATTATATTTGCAGTAAGCTTCCTGGTACCGGTATAATACTGGGATGCTGTGGTGCACCGACTCAAGAACTGGGAAACCAATCGAAATTTACAGAGGTAACAAAGAGGATAGAAGCGAAGATGGAGGATATGGGATGTACTGAAATGATCCTTGCCTGTCCTCACTGTATTCACAGCTTAAAGTCAGCCGGTGCTGGATTTAATATACGGTCTCTCTACGAGGTGCTTGTGGAGACAGGTCTCCCTCAGAAGACAAAAGGTGACCAGCAGGTCTTCAGCCTTCACGATTCCTGTAAGGCCAGATGGGAGCCAGCCCTGCAAGAGAGTGTCCGCACTTTGATCTCATTGTTAGGCCACAGGGTAGAAGAGATGGAATACTCAAAGGACAAGACCATATGCTGTGGTTTAGGGGGGGCTGTCCCCTTCGTAAACATTGGTATGGCAAATAGTATAACCACCCGCAGGGTAGAGGAAGCCAGGCATGACCTCATTACCTATTGTGCCAGTTGCCGTGAAGTCTTTGCACGAAAAAAACCTTCACTTCATGTTTTAGATTTGATATTTAATAACAACTGGACAGAGGACAGAATTAAGCCACCAAATAATATGTCAACAAAGAGGCAAAATCAATCAACACTCAAGCTTCGCTTAGAGGAAAGAAGAAAATAACTGTAAAGGAGGTTCTAACATGTCTTCTGAAACCTATGAGAGTATCAAGGTTGAAAAGACTGATCAGGTAACAGAGCTTTTAGAGGCAAGAAAGATAATGGATGATGATATAAGGATGGTTATCCATAACGCTGAAACGAAAGAGGAGAAACTCTACCAGCAAGGGTCTGACAAATTCCTGGCAAAGCTTAGAGTTGCTGATGTTACGTTTTACGTGGAGTATTCTCTTGCTGGAGAGGGAGCTTACACAGTACACACAGCGTATTCTCACAGAACGGAGTTGGGGGAGGAATAACAGTGGAGGAATGGTACTGCTTTAAGTGTAAAGAGAAGATGGAAGTAAAAGAAGTGGTGTCTTCATATATGGAGATGACAGGTTTTGTTGACGCGTTGAAGTGTCCCAAGTGTGGGACGATGTACTTGACCGAAGAGATTGTCGTAGAGACAGTGAATAAAGGAGAAGAAGAAATAGAGGCAAAAATGGAGTAAAATCCTTCCTGTTAAGCGGTATTCAAGGTAATTTTAATGTTGGAAGACCGTATTCATAAAGTTAAGGAAACAACATCCAGGATGTATGAATCTCATTTCATGAATGATGCTCTGGGTGATACATTTCGGCCTGGCGGATTGAACCTTACAGAAC harbors:
- a CDS encoding (Fe-S)-binding protein, producing MTEMDKIIDACIECGICMEDCGFLSKYCESPKELAEKFSSGYFREKPMIPYSCSLCDLCEVLCPEELNIGKMCMELREKMVKEGLGPLRSHKLVESDQEFVLSDSFSSAISDPAAKECNRVFFPGCNLAGYSPALVIETYDYICSKLPGTGIILGCCGAPTQELGNQSKFTEVTKRIEAKMEDMGCTEMILACPHCIHSLKSAGAGFNIRSLYEVLVETGLPQKTKGDQQVFSLHDSCKARWEPALQESVRTLISLLGHRVEEMEYSKDKTICCGLGGAVPFVNIGMANSITTRRVEEARHDLITYCASCREVFARKKPSLHVLDLIFNNNWTEDRIKPPNNMSTKRQNQSTLKLRLEERRK